The Corynebacterium suranareeae genome window below encodes:
- a CDS encoding alpha/beta hydrolase family protein, with translation MELPLFAQARNFLNNQQIRAQVHRRILEQLPEQGEIVLLGHSLGSVIAADLLRRLPPELKVKGFVTIGSPLANGQFNVDDLFKLLRTPLSNVAWWVNFWSGSDPVAAKRGVSVAVPWVLDFRVKTSLVPGPGHSSREYCANDAVAEAIGFGLFGSRSKEIVLAEKNLQIPLNDAEIFVLQALRYCFLVLQRLKGDEATRYEYALRETQDRLIEEIKTKNAKDGRPIPQEIARLDFDNGDADVAVPVPGLSPFMAKEQAFERLIEIVGQNLLLPFEIEVPEKVQREALRDFTAETQLGSTVGADIFDALQTAVGVVSGSTKNNWRRWGAFGVGAAALTAATGGLAMAAAPAVAGAATITSALAAFGPGGMMGGLVTAGTLLTVGGGSLTVGALSSVNATEEIEARVVQKLSLAILWQRHEIDRTHEVWEEFAEAERQIVREHTRLKNVSDSSSPILKALEQQRSTIERALKYLSDHGMEPGWFEEIEPPAPATSFLKLRAKKTD, from the coding sequence GTGGAGTTACCGTTGTTTGCCCAGGCTAGGAATTTCTTAAACAATCAGCAGATCAGAGCTCAAGTGCATCGTCGTATTTTGGAGCAGCTCCCAGAACAGGGCGAGATTGTGTTGTTGGGGCATAGTCTTGGGTCGGTGATTGCTGCAGATTTACTGAGGCGTTTACCGCCTGAGCTCAAGGTGAAAGGCTTTGTCACCATCGGTAGTCCCTTGGCTAATGGGCAGTTCAATGTAGATGATTTGTTTAAGCTGCTGCGTACGCCGTTAAGCAATGTGGCATGGTGGGTGAACTTTTGGAGTGGTTCAGATCCTGTGGCGGCAAAACGTGGAGTTTCTGTGGCTGTTCCGTGGGTGTTGGATTTCCGTGTAAAAACATCGTTGGTTCCAGGACCTGGACATTCTTCACGGGAATACTGTGCTAATGATGCAGTAGCAGAAGCAATTGGGTTTGGGCTTTTTGGATCGCGCAGCAAAGAAATAGTGCTCGCGGAGAAGAATCTTCAGATCCCGTTGAATGATGCAGAGATTTTCGTTCTGCAGGCGTTGCGTTATTGTTTCCTTGTTTTACAAAGGCTTAAAGGGGATGAAGCCACACGGTATGAGTACGCACTGAGAGAAACTCAAGATCGTCTGATTGAAGAGATCAAAACTAAAAATGCCAAAGATGGGCGTCCGATTCCGCAGGAAATTGCACGTTTAGATTTTGATAACGGCGATGCAGACGTAGCAGTGCCTGTACCAGGTCTAAGTCCATTTATGGCTAAGGAACAGGCATTTGAACGGCTTATCGAGATCGTGGGCCAGAATCTGTTGTTGCCGTTTGAAATTGAAGTCCCAGAAAAGGTGCAAAGGGAAGCATTGCGCGATTTCACCGCGGAAACCCAATTGGGTTCCACAGTAGGAGCGGATATTTTCGATGCTCTGCAAACAGCTGTGGGGGTGGTTTCTGGAAGTACGAAGAATAACTGGCGTAGGTGGGGAGCATTTGGTGTGGGCGCTGCAGCACTAACTGCAGCAACAGGCGGTTTAGCGATGGCGGCTGCACCTGCTGTAGCGGGAGCAGCGACGATTACTTCGGCACTCGCAGCGTTTGGCCCTGGTGGAATGATGGGTGGTTTGGTTACCGCGGGAACACTTCTAACTGTGGGCGGTGGCAGCTTGACGGTTGGGGCGTTGAGCTCAGTAAATGCAACTGAGGAGATCGAAGCACGAGTGGTGCAAAAGCTGAGCTTGGCTATCTTATGGCAGCGTCATGAGATAGATAGAACTCATGAGGTGTGGGAAGAATTCGCAGAGGCCGAACGCCAGATCGTGCGGGAACACACGAGGCTGAAAAATGTTTCGGATAGTTCATCGCCGATTTTGAAAGCATTGGAGCAGCAGCGTTCTACTATCGAGCGTGCCTTGAAGTATTTAAGCGATCATGGGATGGAGCCTGGTTGGTTTGAAGAAATTGAACCACCAGCACCGGCAACATCGTTTTTAAAGCTTCGGGCTAAAAAGACAGATTAG
- a CDS encoding LysR family transcriptional regulator has translation MRIDLRDIELLIATIDGGSITDGAQAVGLSLSAASSRITALEKRFGVNLLHRTRSGVLPTDTSGAIVAQSRKLLEQADLLTDAFQGHQQMRIKLVTNTSAVDSLTEFLAATLTKYPELNVDLEEKPSSEVARQVREGVADLGVVSVLESHTGLKSHPLWADPLVIVSATAKTLEAALQGPMIGLSAEIPLQSYIDGHLNQRGHTPNYRVRLPTLSAVYAVVSTGAGAAILPHGTARRLGARPKNVHVIEQSWAKRKALLLTKEGRTSTEMEQSFVDALLSFRDESYKGTTHFS, from the coding sequence GTGAGAATCGACCTGCGAGACATCGAACTGCTGATTGCCACCATCGATGGAGGGTCGATTACAGACGGTGCCCAGGCAGTGGGCCTTTCTCTATCGGCCGCCAGTTCCAGGATTACCGCGTTGGAGAAGAGGTTTGGGGTGAACCTTCTGCACAGAACGCGGAGCGGAGTGCTTCCGACTGACACCAGTGGAGCAATTGTGGCCCAAAGCCGGAAACTTTTAGAACAAGCAGATCTTCTTACTGATGCGTTTCAAGGACATCAACAAATGCGCATCAAATTGGTGACTAATACTTCAGCGGTGGATTCATTGACAGAGTTTCTTGCAGCAACACTTACTAAGTATCCGGAGCTCAACGTTGATTTGGAAGAGAAACCTAGCAGTGAGGTTGCGCGACAAGTCCGCGAAGGCGTGGCTGATTTAGGAGTTGTTTCTGTCTTGGAATCTCACACAGGTCTAAAATCGCACCCGCTTTGGGCAGATCCGCTGGTTATAGTCAGTGCTACAGCTAAAACTTTAGAAGCAGCTTTGCAAGGTCCGATGATTGGCTTATCAGCAGAAATCCCGCTTCAGTCCTATATTGATGGCCACCTTAATCAGCGTGGACATACTCCTAATTATCGTGTTCGTTTGCCCACGTTGAGTGCAGTGTATGCGGTGGTGAGCACTGGTGCAGGAGCTGCGATTCTTCCACATGGAACTGCAAGAAGATTAGGTGCGCGCCCAAAGAACGTGCACGTTATAGAGCAATCATGGGCCAAACGGAAGGCACTGCTGTTAACCAAGGAGGGAAGGACATCAACTGAGATGGAGCAATCGTTTGTGGATGCTCTGTTGAGCTTCCGGGACGAAAGTTATAAGGGCACAACCCACTTTTCTTAA
- a CDS encoding acylphosphatase, whose amino-acid sequence MEKVRLTAFVHGHVQGVGFRWWTTSQARELKLAGSATNLNDGRVCVVAEGPETQCQELLRRLQENPSSYRRPGHVDTVIEQWGEPRGVEGFVER is encoded by the coding sequence ATGGAGAAAGTTCGTCTGACTGCTTTTGTTCATGGTCATGTCCAGGGCGTGGGTTTTCGGTGGTGGACTACTTCGCAGGCAAGAGAACTCAAATTGGCAGGTTCGGCCACTAATTTAAATGATGGCAGGGTATGTGTGGTTGCCGAAGGACCAGAAACGCAGTGCCAGGAATTGTTGCGGAGGTTGCAGGAAAACCCCAGTTCATACCGTCGACCTGGTCATGTGGACACAGTTATTGAGCAATGGGGCGAGCCGCGTGGTGTCGAAGGCTTTGTGGAACGCTAG